A window of the Canis lupus baileyi chromosome 1, mCanLup2.hap1, whole genome shotgun sequence genome harbors these coding sequences:
- the CD22 gene encoding B-cell receptor CD22 isoform X1: protein MHEMTAGWARVEMLPGSPKKEDTRKQPRLLPRHSTMHLLGPLLLLLEYLAFSDSSYWRFDHPHTLYTWEKACVWIPCCYTIPESGSRLEKLTVYSNYEYNDTTKDFQGSILYETKEFSNNPPQEMRVQFLGNERVNCTLRINPVSKEDNGWLGIRVNTKTDKWMEKINLNVSKTPLPPHIQLPPEIQESQEVTLTCLLNFSCPGFPIQLKWSLQEPAVTLTSLSTKTVSTQSKLTFRPQWTHHGKNLTCQLWDHKAERVLSEDTVCLDVKHVPKLKIEVSPGGANVTEGESVIMTCQVISSNPEYRRITWLKDGNTLQEQETFTLTLSPVTKMMSGKYQCEAFNDVGSGQSDGVVLQVYYAPEPSRVEILSSPAKERNRVEMTCVSLANPPPTNYTWYHNDREVPGITGKDFQIPAVLIGHAGSYSCLAQNSLGLGQVGQKAELDVQYPPKEVTAVIQNPTRIREGDNVTVSCNYNSSNPRVSRYEWNVQGSRNKVFSEVLVIQKVSWDARPIACAACNQWCSWAPSVNLDVQHAPKDVRVQQTSPSSEIHSGHRVLLGCNFSSSRPRDVRFFWKKNGIFLKEGRELSFDSISPEDAGNYNCLVNNSVGQTTSEAKMLRVLYAPRMLRVAISPKDEVIEGKKAVLTCESDANPPILQYAWFDWNNQNLRHYDQMLRLDPVKVQHSGAYRCQATNRLGTGQSPPGTLTVYYSPETIGRRVAVGVGFCLATLLLAFWGVKLQRSWKRIRSQQGLQENSSGQSFFVRNKKIRRVPVSEDPHSLGCYNPVMEDAISYATLRFPVGETNTPRTRDAGTLEAEGPSPNRDDTVTYSVLQKRRVGDYENVVPENVEDEGIHYSELVHLGVGERPLGQEAVEYVTLKH from the exons ATGCTGCCAGGGTCCCCGAAGAAGGAAGACACAAGAAAACAG CCCAGGCTCCTGCCTAGACACAGCACCATGCATCTCCTCGGCCCCTTGCTCCTGCTCCTTG AATACTTGGCCTTCTCTGACTCATCCTATTGGAGGTTTGATCACCCCCACACTCTCTACACCTGGGAAAAGGCCTGCGTCTGGATTCCCTGTTGCTACACGATTCCAGAGAGTGGTAGTAGGCTGGAAAAGCTGACCGTGTACAGCAACTATGAATATAATGACACCACCAAGGACTTCCAGGGGTCCATTCTCTATGAGACCAAAGAGTTTAGTAATAATCCTCCTCAGGAGATGAGGGTTCAGTTCCTGGGAAACGAAAGAGTCAACTGCACCCTCCGCATCAACCCTGTGTCTAAAGAGGACAATGGCTGGCTGGGAATCAGAGTGAATACGAAGACTGACAAATGGATGGAGAAAATAAACCTCAACGTCTCTA AGACGCCGCTTCCACCTCACATCCAGCTCCCTCCAGAAATCCAGGAGTCTCAGGAAGTCACTCTGACCTGCCTGCTGAATTTCTCCTGCCCTGGGTTCCCGATCCAACTGAAGTggtccctgcaggagcctgccgTCACCCTGACCTCCCTGAGCACCAAGACCGTCTCCACCCAGAGCAAGCTCACCTTCCGGCCGCAGTGGACGCACCACGGCAAGAACCTGACCTGCCAGCTCTGGGATCACAAAGCGGAGCGGGTGCTCTCTGAGGACACGGTGTGCCTGGATGTGAAGC ATGTCCCAAAGTTGAAGATTGAGGTCAGTCCCGGAGGAGCCAATGTAACAGAGGGAGAGTCTGTGATCATGACATGCCAAGTCATCAGCAGCAACCCAGAGTACCGGAGAATAACCTGGCTCAAGGATGGGAACACACTGCAGGAGCAGGAGACATTCACACTAACTCTGTCCCCTGTGACCAAGATGATGAGTGGAAAGTACCAGTGTGAGGCCTTCAATGATGTAGGCTCGGGACAGTCGGATGGAGTGGTCCTTCAAGTATACT ATGCTCCGGAACCTTCCAGGGTTGAGATCCTCTCCTCGCCAGCTAAGGAGAGAAATAGAGTAGAGATGACCTGTGTGTCACTGGCCAATCCTCCTCCAACAAATTACACCTGGTATCACAATGATAGAGAAGTGCCAGGAATTACAGGCAAGGACTTCCAGATCCCAGCGGTCCTCATCGGGCATGCTGGGAGTTACTCCTGCTTGGCACAAAACAGCCTTGGTCTTGGACAAGTTGGCCAGAAAGCTGAGTTAGACGTCCAAT ATCCCCCCAAGGAGGTGACCGCAGTGATTCAGAACCCCACGCGGATTCGAGAAGGAGACAATGTGACCGTGTCCTGTAACTACAATTCCAGTAATCCCCGAGTTAGCCGATACGAATGGAATGTCCAAGGCTCCCGGAATAAAGTATTTTCTGAGGTGCTGGTAATTCAGAAAGTCTCCTGGGACGCCAGGCCAATCGCCTGTGCAGCCTGTAACCAGTGGTGTTCGTGGGCTCCCTCTGTCAACCTGGATGTCCAGC ATGCCCCCAAGGATGTCAGGGTCCAGCAGACCAGCCCCTCTTCTGAGATTCACTCCGGGCACCGAGTCCTCCTCGGATGTAACTTCTCAAGCAGCCGCCCCAGAGATGTCCGCTTCTTCTGGAAGAAAAATGGAATCTTcctgaaggaaggaagagaactgAGCTTTGACTCCATCTCTCCAGAAGATGCCGGCAATTATAACTGCCTGGTGAACAACTCCGTTGGACAGACCACGTCTGAGGCCAAGATGCTCCGAGTGCTGT ACGCACCAAGGATGCTGCGTGTGGCCATTAGCCCGAAGGACGAAGTGATAGAGGGGAAGAAGGCAGTCCTGACCTGCGAGAGCGATGCCAACCCTCCCATCCTCCAGTACGCCTGGTTTGACTGGAATAACCAAAACCTCCGCCACTATGATCAGATGCTGAGATTGGATCCGGTGAAGGTCCAGCATTCCGGCGCCTATCGGTGCCAGGCGACCAACCGGCTGGGCACAGGCCAGTCGCCCCCCGGCACCCTCACTGTCTACT ACAGCCCGGAGACCATCGGCAGGAGAGTGGCCGTGGGCGTGGGTTTCTGTCTGGCCACGCTCCTCCTGGCATTCTGGGGAGTCAAGCTGCAGCGCAG CTGGAAGAGGATACGGAGCCAGCAGGGGCTCCAGGAAAATTCTAGTGGGCAGAGCTTCTTTGTGAGGAATAAAAAG ATTAGAAGGGTCCCAGTCTCCGAAGACCCCCACTCCCTGGGCTGCTACAACCCTGTGATGGAAGATGCCATCAGTTACGCCACCTTGCGATTTCCTGTTGGCGAGACCAACACACCAAGAACTAG AGATGCAGGGACCCTGGAGGCAGAGGGACCTTCTCCAAACAGGGACGACACCGTCACTTACTCTGTCTTGCAGAAGCGTCGAGTG GGCGACTATGAGAACGTGGTTCCAGAAAATGTAGAAGATGAGGGGATCCATTACTCGGAGCTGGTTCATCTTGGGGTTGGGGAGCGGCCTCTGGGCCAGGAAGCGGTGGAGTACGTGACCCTCAAGCACTGA
- the CD22 gene encoding B-cell receptor CD22 isoform X4 — protein MHEMTAGWARVEMLPGSPKKEDTRKQPRLLPRHSTMHLLGPLLLLLEYLAFSDSSYWRFDHPHTLYTWEKACVWIPCCYTIPESGSRLEKLTVYSNYEYNDTTKDFQGSILYETKEFSNNPPQEMRVQFLGNERVNCTLRINPVSKEDNGWLGIRVNTKTDKWMEKINLNVSKTPLPPHIQLPPEIQESQEVTLTCLLNFSCPGFPIQLKWSLQEPAVTLTSLSTKTVSTQSKLTFRPQWTHHGKNLTCQLWDHKAERVLSEDTVCLDVKHPPKEVTAVIQNPTRIREGDNVTVSCNYNSSNPRVSRYEWNVQGSRNKVFSEVLVIQKVSWDARPIACAACNQWCSWAPSVNLDVQHAPKDVRVQQTSPSSEIHSGHRVLLGCNFSSSRPRDVRFFWKKNGIFLKEGRELSFDSISPEDAGNYNCLVNNSVGQTTSEAKMLRVLYAPRMLRVAISPKDEVIEGKKAVLTCESDANPPILQYAWFDWNNQNLRHYDQMLRLDPVKVQHSGAYRCQATNRLGTGQSPPGTLTVYYSPETIGRRVAVGVGFCLATLLLAFWGVKLQRSWKRIRSQQGLQENSSGQSFFVRNKKIRRVPVSEDPHSLGCYNPVMEDAISYATLRFPVGETNTPRTRDAGTLEAEGPSPNRDDTVTYSVLQKRRVGDYENVVPENVEDEGIHYSELVHLGVGERPLGQEAVEYVTLKH, from the exons ATGCTGCCAGGGTCCCCGAAGAAGGAAGACACAAGAAAACAG CCCAGGCTCCTGCCTAGACACAGCACCATGCATCTCCTCGGCCCCTTGCTCCTGCTCCTTG AATACTTGGCCTTCTCTGACTCATCCTATTGGAGGTTTGATCACCCCCACACTCTCTACACCTGGGAAAAGGCCTGCGTCTGGATTCCCTGTTGCTACACGATTCCAGAGAGTGGTAGTAGGCTGGAAAAGCTGACCGTGTACAGCAACTATGAATATAATGACACCACCAAGGACTTCCAGGGGTCCATTCTCTATGAGACCAAAGAGTTTAGTAATAATCCTCCTCAGGAGATGAGGGTTCAGTTCCTGGGAAACGAAAGAGTCAACTGCACCCTCCGCATCAACCCTGTGTCTAAAGAGGACAATGGCTGGCTGGGAATCAGAGTGAATACGAAGACTGACAAATGGATGGAGAAAATAAACCTCAACGTCTCTA AGACGCCGCTTCCACCTCACATCCAGCTCCCTCCAGAAATCCAGGAGTCTCAGGAAGTCACTCTGACCTGCCTGCTGAATTTCTCCTGCCCTGGGTTCCCGATCCAACTGAAGTggtccctgcaggagcctgccgTCACCCTGACCTCCCTGAGCACCAAGACCGTCTCCACCCAGAGCAAGCTCACCTTCCGGCCGCAGTGGACGCACCACGGCAAGAACCTGACCTGCCAGCTCTGGGATCACAAAGCGGAGCGGGTGCTCTCTGAGGACACGGTGTGCCTGGATGTGAAGC ATCCCCCCAAGGAGGTGACCGCAGTGATTCAGAACCCCACGCGGATTCGAGAAGGAGACAATGTGACCGTGTCCTGTAACTACAATTCCAGTAATCCCCGAGTTAGCCGATACGAATGGAATGTCCAAGGCTCCCGGAATAAAGTATTTTCTGAGGTGCTGGTAATTCAGAAAGTCTCCTGGGACGCCAGGCCAATCGCCTGTGCAGCCTGTAACCAGTGGTGTTCGTGGGCTCCCTCTGTCAACCTGGATGTCCAGC ATGCCCCCAAGGATGTCAGGGTCCAGCAGACCAGCCCCTCTTCTGAGATTCACTCCGGGCACCGAGTCCTCCTCGGATGTAACTTCTCAAGCAGCCGCCCCAGAGATGTCCGCTTCTTCTGGAAGAAAAATGGAATCTTcctgaaggaaggaagagaactgAGCTTTGACTCCATCTCTCCAGAAGATGCCGGCAATTATAACTGCCTGGTGAACAACTCCGTTGGACAGACCACGTCTGAGGCCAAGATGCTCCGAGTGCTGT ACGCACCAAGGATGCTGCGTGTGGCCATTAGCCCGAAGGACGAAGTGATAGAGGGGAAGAAGGCAGTCCTGACCTGCGAGAGCGATGCCAACCCTCCCATCCTCCAGTACGCCTGGTTTGACTGGAATAACCAAAACCTCCGCCACTATGATCAGATGCTGAGATTGGATCCGGTGAAGGTCCAGCATTCCGGCGCCTATCGGTGCCAGGCGACCAACCGGCTGGGCACAGGCCAGTCGCCCCCCGGCACCCTCACTGTCTACT ACAGCCCGGAGACCATCGGCAGGAGAGTGGCCGTGGGCGTGGGTTTCTGTCTGGCCACGCTCCTCCTGGCATTCTGGGGAGTCAAGCTGCAGCGCAG CTGGAAGAGGATACGGAGCCAGCAGGGGCTCCAGGAAAATTCTAGTGGGCAGAGCTTCTTTGTGAGGAATAAAAAG ATTAGAAGGGTCCCAGTCTCCGAAGACCCCCACTCCCTGGGCTGCTACAACCCTGTGATGGAAGATGCCATCAGTTACGCCACCTTGCGATTTCCTGTTGGCGAGACCAACACACCAAGAACTAG AGATGCAGGGACCCTGGAGGCAGAGGGACCTTCTCCAAACAGGGACGACACCGTCACTTACTCTGTCTTGCAGAAGCGTCGAGTG GGCGACTATGAGAACGTGGTTCCAGAAAATGTAGAAGATGAGGGGATCCATTACTCGGAGCTGGTTCATCTTGGGGTTGGGGAGCGGCCTCTGGGCCAGGAAGCGGTGGAGTACGTGACCCTCAAGCACTGA
- the CD22 gene encoding B-cell receptor CD22 isoform X2, which produces MHEMTAGWARVEMLPGSPKKEDTRKQEMRVQFLGNERVNCTLRINPVSKEDNGWLGIRVNTKTDKWMEKINLNVSKTPLPPHIQLPPEIQESQEVTLTCLLNFSCPGFPIQLKWSLQEPAVTLTSLSTKTVSTQSKLTFRPQWTHHGKNLTCQLWDHKAERVLSEDTVCLDVKHVPKLKIEVSPGGANVTEGESVIMTCQVISSNPEYRRITWLKDGNTLQEQETFTLTLSPVTKMMSGKYQCEAFNDVGSGQSDGVVLQVYYAPEPSRVEILSSPAKERNRVEMTCVSLANPPPTNYTWYHNDREVPGITGKDFQIPAVLIGHAGSYSCLAQNSLGLGQVGQKAELDVQYPPKEVTAVIQNPTRIREGDNVTVSCNYNSSNPRVSRYEWNVQGSRNKVFSEVLVIQKVSWDARPIACAACNQWCSWAPSVNLDVQHAPKDVRVQQTSPSSEIHSGHRVLLGCNFSSSRPRDVRFFWKKNGIFLKEGRELSFDSISPEDAGNYNCLVNNSVGQTTSEAKMLRVLYAPRMLRVAISPKDEVIEGKKAVLTCESDANPPILQYAWFDWNNQNLRHYDQMLRLDPVKVQHSGAYRCQATNRLGTGQSPPGTLTVYYSPETIGRRVAVGVGFCLATLLLAFWGVKLQRSWKRIRSQQGLQENSSGQSFFVRNKKIRRVPVSEDPHSLGCYNPVMEDAISYATLRFPVGETNTPRTRDAGTLEAEGPSPNRDDTVTYSVLQKRRVGDYENVVPENVEDEGIHYSELVHLGVGERPLGQEAVEYVTLKH; this is translated from the exons ATGCTGCCAGGGTCCCCGAAGAAGGAAGACACAAGAAAACAG GAGATGAGGGTTCAGTTCCTGGGAAACGAAAGAGTCAACTGCACCCTCCGCATCAACCCTGTGTCTAAAGAGGACAATGGCTGGCTGGGAATCAGAGTGAATACGAAGACTGACAAATGGATGGAGAAAATAAACCTCAACGTCTCTA AGACGCCGCTTCCACCTCACATCCAGCTCCCTCCAGAAATCCAGGAGTCTCAGGAAGTCACTCTGACCTGCCTGCTGAATTTCTCCTGCCCTGGGTTCCCGATCCAACTGAAGTggtccctgcaggagcctgccgTCACCCTGACCTCCCTGAGCACCAAGACCGTCTCCACCCAGAGCAAGCTCACCTTCCGGCCGCAGTGGACGCACCACGGCAAGAACCTGACCTGCCAGCTCTGGGATCACAAAGCGGAGCGGGTGCTCTCTGAGGACACGGTGTGCCTGGATGTGAAGC ATGTCCCAAAGTTGAAGATTGAGGTCAGTCCCGGAGGAGCCAATGTAACAGAGGGAGAGTCTGTGATCATGACATGCCAAGTCATCAGCAGCAACCCAGAGTACCGGAGAATAACCTGGCTCAAGGATGGGAACACACTGCAGGAGCAGGAGACATTCACACTAACTCTGTCCCCTGTGACCAAGATGATGAGTGGAAAGTACCAGTGTGAGGCCTTCAATGATGTAGGCTCGGGACAGTCGGATGGAGTGGTCCTTCAAGTATACT ATGCTCCGGAACCTTCCAGGGTTGAGATCCTCTCCTCGCCAGCTAAGGAGAGAAATAGAGTAGAGATGACCTGTGTGTCACTGGCCAATCCTCCTCCAACAAATTACACCTGGTATCACAATGATAGAGAAGTGCCAGGAATTACAGGCAAGGACTTCCAGATCCCAGCGGTCCTCATCGGGCATGCTGGGAGTTACTCCTGCTTGGCACAAAACAGCCTTGGTCTTGGACAAGTTGGCCAGAAAGCTGAGTTAGACGTCCAAT ATCCCCCCAAGGAGGTGACCGCAGTGATTCAGAACCCCACGCGGATTCGAGAAGGAGACAATGTGACCGTGTCCTGTAACTACAATTCCAGTAATCCCCGAGTTAGCCGATACGAATGGAATGTCCAAGGCTCCCGGAATAAAGTATTTTCTGAGGTGCTGGTAATTCAGAAAGTCTCCTGGGACGCCAGGCCAATCGCCTGTGCAGCCTGTAACCAGTGGTGTTCGTGGGCTCCCTCTGTCAACCTGGATGTCCAGC ATGCCCCCAAGGATGTCAGGGTCCAGCAGACCAGCCCCTCTTCTGAGATTCACTCCGGGCACCGAGTCCTCCTCGGATGTAACTTCTCAAGCAGCCGCCCCAGAGATGTCCGCTTCTTCTGGAAGAAAAATGGAATCTTcctgaaggaaggaagagaactgAGCTTTGACTCCATCTCTCCAGAAGATGCCGGCAATTATAACTGCCTGGTGAACAACTCCGTTGGACAGACCACGTCTGAGGCCAAGATGCTCCGAGTGCTGT ACGCACCAAGGATGCTGCGTGTGGCCATTAGCCCGAAGGACGAAGTGATAGAGGGGAAGAAGGCAGTCCTGACCTGCGAGAGCGATGCCAACCCTCCCATCCTCCAGTACGCCTGGTTTGACTGGAATAACCAAAACCTCCGCCACTATGATCAGATGCTGAGATTGGATCCGGTGAAGGTCCAGCATTCCGGCGCCTATCGGTGCCAGGCGACCAACCGGCTGGGCACAGGCCAGTCGCCCCCCGGCACCCTCACTGTCTACT ACAGCCCGGAGACCATCGGCAGGAGAGTGGCCGTGGGCGTGGGTTTCTGTCTGGCCACGCTCCTCCTGGCATTCTGGGGAGTCAAGCTGCAGCGCAG CTGGAAGAGGATACGGAGCCAGCAGGGGCTCCAGGAAAATTCTAGTGGGCAGAGCTTCTTTGTGAGGAATAAAAAG ATTAGAAGGGTCCCAGTCTCCGAAGACCCCCACTCCCTGGGCTGCTACAACCCTGTGATGGAAGATGCCATCAGTTACGCCACCTTGCGATTTCCTGTTGGCGAGACCAACACACCAAGAACTAG AGATGCAGGGACCCTGGAGGCAGAGGGACCTTCTCCAAACAGGGACGACACCGTCACTTACTCTGTCTTGCAGAAGCGTCGAGTG GGCGACTATGAGAACGTGGTTCCAGAAAATGTAGAAGATGAGGGGATCCATTACTCGGAGCTGGTTCATCTTGGGGTTGGGGAGCGGCCTCTGGGCCAGGAAGCGGTGGAGTACGTGACCCTCAAGCACTGA
- the CD22 gene encoding B-cell receptor CD22 isoform X3, whose translation MRVQFLGNERVNCTLRINPVSKEDNGWLGIRVNTKTDKWMEKINLNVSKTPLPPHIQLPPEIQESQEVTLTCLLNFSCPGFPIQLKWSLQEPAVTLTSLSTKTVSTQSKLTFRPQWTHHGKNLTCQLWDHKAERVLSEDTVCLDVKHVPKLKIEVSPGGANVTEGESVIMTCQVISSNPEYRRITWLKDGNTLQEQETFTLTLSPVTKMMSGKYQCEAFNDVGSGQSDGVVLQVYYAPEPSRVEILSSPAKERNRVEMTCVSLANPPPTNYTWYHNDREVPGITGKDFQIPAVLIGHAGSYSCLAQNSLGLGQVGQKAELDVQYPPKEVTAVIQNPTRIREGDNVTVSCNYNSSNPRVSRYEWNVQGSRNKVFSEVLVIQKVSWDARPIACAACNQWCSWAPSVNLDVQHAPKDVRVQQTSPSSEIHSGHRVLLGCNFSSSRPRDVRFFWKKNGIFLKEGRELSFDSISPEDAGNYNCLVNNSVGQTTSEAKMLRVLYAPRMLRVAISPKDEVIEGKKAVLTCESDANPPILQYAWFDWNNQNLRHYDQMLRLDPVKVQHSGAYRCQATNRLGTGQSPPGTLTVYYSPETIGRRVAVGVGFCLATLLLAFWGVKLQRSWKRIRSQQGLQENSSGQSFFVRNKKIRRVPVSEDPHSLGCYNPVMEDAISYATLRFPVGETNTPRTRDAGTLEAEGPSPNRDDTVTYSVLQKRRVGDYENVVPENVEDEGIHYSELVHLGVGERPLGQEAVEYVTLKH comes from the exons ATGAGGGTTCAGTTCCTGGGAAACGAAAGAGTCAACTGCACCCTCCGCATCAACCCTGTGTCTAAAGAGGACAATGGCTGGCTGGGAATCAGAGTGAATACGAAGACTGACAAATGGATGGAGAAAATAAACCTCAACGTCTCTA AGACGCCGCTTCCACCTCACATCCAGCTCCCTCCAGAAATCCAGGAGTCTCAGGAAGTCACTCTGACCTGCCTGCTGAATTTCTCCTGCCCTGGGTTCCCGATCCAACTGAAGTggtccctgcaggagcctgccgTCACCCTGACCTCCCTGAGCACCAAGACCGTCTCCACCCAGAGCAAGCTCACCTTCCGGCCGCAGTGGACGCACCACGGCAAGAACCTGACCTGCCAGCTCTGGGATCACAAAGCGGAGCGGGTGCTCTCTGAGGACACGGTGTGCCTGGATGTGAAGC ATGTCCCAAAGTTGAAGATTGAGGTCAGTCCCGGAGGAGCCAATGTAACAGAGGGAGAGTCTGTGATCATGACATGCCAAGTCATCAGCAGCAACCCAGAGTACCGGAGAATAACCTGGCTCAAGGATGGGAACACACTGCAGGAGCAGGAGACATTCACACTAACTCTGTCCCCTGTGACCAAGATGATGAGTGGAAAGTACCAGTGTGAGGCCTTCAATGATGTAGGCTCGGGACAGTCGGATGGAGTGGTCCTTCAAGTATACT ATGCTCCGGAACCTTCCAGGGTTGAGATCCTCTCCTCGCCAGCTAAGGAGAGAAATAGAGTAGAGATGACCTGTGTGTCACTGGCCAATCCTCCTCCAACAAATTACACCTGGTATCACAATGATAGAGAAGTGCCAGGAATTACAGGCAAGGACTTCCAGATCCCAGCGGTCCTCATCGGGCATGCTGGGAGTTACTCCTGCTTGGCACAAAACAGCCTTGGTCTTGGACAAGTTGGCCAGAAAGCTGAGTTAGACGTCCAAT ATCCCCCCAAGGAGGTGACCGCAGTGATTCAGAACCCCACGCGGATTCGAGAAGGAGACAATGTGACCGTGTCCTGTAACTACAATTCCAGTAATCCCCGAGTTAGCCGATACGAATGGAATGTCCAAGGCTCCCGGAATAAAGTATTTTCTGAGGTGCTGGTAATTCAGAAAGTCTCCTGGGACGCCAGGCCAATCGCCTGTGCAGCCTGTAACCAGTGGTGTTCGTGGGCTCCCTCTGTCAACCTGGATGTCCAGC ATGCCCCCAAGGATGTCAGGGTCCAGCAGACCAGCCCCTCTTCTGAGATTCACTCCGGGCACCGAGTCCTCCTCGGATGTAACTTCTCAAGCAGCCGCCCCAGAGATGTCCGCTTCTTCTGGAAGAAAAATGGAATCTTcctgaaggaaggaagagaactgAGCTTTGACTCCATCTCTCCAGAAGATGCCGGCAATTATAACTGCCTGGTGAACAACTCCGTTGGACAGACCACGTCTGAGGCCAAGATGCTCCGAGTGCTGT ACGCACCAAGGATGCTGCGTGTGGCCATTAGCCCGAAGGACGAAGTGATAGAGGGGAAGAAGGCAGTCCTGACCTGCGAGAGCGATGCCAACCCTCCCATCCTCCAGTACGCCTGGTTTGACTGGAATAACCAAAACCTCCGCCACTATGATCAGATGCTGAGATTGGATCCGGTGAAGGTCCAGCATTCCGGCGCCTATCGGTGCCAGGCGACCAACCGGCTGGGCACAGGCCAGTCGCCCCCCGGCACCCTCACTGTCTACT ACAGCCCGGAGACCATCGGCAGGAGAGTGGCCGTGGGCGTGGGTTTCTGTCTGGCCACGCTCCTCCTGGCATTCTGGGGAGTCAAGCTGCAGCGCAG CTGGAAGAGGATACGGAGCCAGCAGGGGCTCCAGGAAAATTCTAGTGGGCAGAGCTTCTTTGTGAGGAATAAAAAG ATTAGAAGGGTCCCAGTCTCCGAAGACCCCCACTCCCTGGGCTGCTACAACCCTGTGATGGAAGATGCCATCAGTTACGCCACCTTGCGATTTCCTGTTGGCGAGACCAACACACCAAGAACTAG AGATGCAGGGACCCTGGAGGCAGAGGGACCTTCTCCAAACAGGGACGACACCGTCACTTACTCTGTCTTGCAGAAGCGTCGAGTG GGCGACTATGAGAACGTGGTTCCAGAAAATGTAGAAGATGAGGGGATCCATTACTCGGAGCTGGTTCATCTTGGGGTTGGGGAGCGGCCTCTGGGCCAGGAAGCGGTGGAGTACGTGACCCTCAAGCACTGA